A genomic segment from Flavobacterium inviolabile encodes:
- a CDS encoding efflux RND transporter periplasmic adaptor subunit: protein MKYTFITCLSLLALLSCQDKEKKAEIKETFVLSNKMLQTTKTAPVTLQPLRNELNYYGKITTDNNKTIEVFPVVGGSVAKVYVQLGDYVNKGQLLATIRSTEVADFEKQLDDAKNDVIVSKNNLKVAQELFEGKLNSDRDVIEAKSNYDKAKSQLQRIQETYKIYNIKSGAIYEVRSPLSGFIIQKNINENMLLRDDRSDNIFDIAEINDVWAIANVTESEINEIKLGENAAVSTLSYPDKIFSGKVDKIFNIIDPDTKAMKVLIKLNNPDYVLKPEMRASIKISYVEKDKEMLSVPASAVIFDKSKNFVIIYKDRNNIETRQVEVFRQVGDTAYISSGISAGEKVMTHNQLLVYGALND from the coding sequence ATGAAATATACATTTATAACTTGCCTGTCCCTGCTTGCTTTACTTTCTTGTCAGGACAAAGAAAAAAAAGCAGAAATAAAAGAAACCTTCGTGCTAAGCAATAAAATGCTGCAAACAACCAAAACGGCACCGGTAACCCTACAGCCGCTGCGAAACGAGTTGAATTATTACGGTAAAATCACGACCGATAACAACAAAACCATTGAAGTATTCCCGGTTGTTGGTGGTAGTGTTGCAAAAGTATATGTACAATTGGGTGATTATGTAAACAAAGGCCAGCTGCTGGCAACCATCAGAAGTACCGAAGTAGCCGATTTTGAAAAACAACTGGACGATGCTAAAAACGATGTGATTGTGTCCAAAAACAACCTGAAAGTAGCTCAGGAACTATTTGAAGGAAAATTAAATTCCGACAGAGATGTTATTGAAGCTAAAAGCAATTACGACAAAGCCAAGTCCCAGTTGCAGCGCATCCAGGAAACGTATAAGATATACAATATCAAATCAGGTGCTATCTATGAAGTGCGTTCCCCGTTGAGTGGTTTTATCATCCAGAAAAACATCAACGAAAACATGCTGCTTCGCGACGACCGCAGCGATAATATTTTTGACATCGCCGAAATCAACGATGTATGGGCTATCGCCAATGTAACCGAAAGTGAGATCAACGAGATCAAACTGGGCGAAAATGCGGCCGTATCCACGTTGAGTTACCCTGATAAAATATTCAGCGGAAAAGTCGACAAGATTTTCAACATCATCGATCCGGATACGAAAGCCATGAAAGTGCTGATCAAACTGAATAATCCCGATTATGTCCTGAAACCGGAAATGAGAGCATCGATCAAGATCTCTTATGTGGAAAAAGACAAAGAAATGCTTTCTGTTCCCGCTTCCGCTGTGATCTTTGACAAGAGTAAGAATTTTGTAATCATTTATAAAGACCGGAACAATATCGAAACCCGACAGGTTGAAGTATTCCGCCAGGTTGGAGACACCGCCTATATTTCTTCCGGAATCAGTGCAGGAGAAAAAGTAATGACACACAATCAATTGCTAGTTTATGGCGCCTTAAATGATTAA
- a CDS encoding sensor histidine kinase translates to MTLKRRIAVNVSIAFSVIYGISAIFIYISFSSFRKEEFMERLEEKALTTTKLLLEVKDIDNQILKLIDQNTINKLYNEKTLIFDSRYKLIYSSIDDASVKWDVNFLQNIKKHKKIYSFEKEKDVLGVFHIYNNTDYYIIIAAEDKSGISKLEYLYQILIISFFIGTTLVWLTTYFFIRKLLEPLDNFQKIITSISINKLNTQLIESSKADEINVLSKAFNQMLLRIEKSYLAQKEFTSNASHELRTPISRLTLQLDNLIQQGGHSENTLNYLNSMSKDVSQISDLINSLLLLAQINASSFSSGFQKERIDEIIFQEYEKTVKNFTDFQMNFEISNSESDLEIRGIKSLLEIVFGNLFKNAYLYSSDKKINVAIEDSNDGTVVIQLSNKGEKLPPEEEKKIFNSFVRGTKNQTIQGSGLGLRIAKRILDLHEAKLAYTYIDQTGFHQFTIIFPT, encoded by the coding sequence ATGACTTTAAAAAGACGAATAGCCGTAAACGTAAGTATTGCTTTCTCCGTAATTTACGGCATATCCGCTATTTTCATTTATATCTCTTTTTCTTCTTTCAGAAAAGAAGAATTCATGGAACGCCTGGAAGAAAAAGCGCTTACCACAACCAAACTGTTACTTGAAGTAAAAGACATTGACAATCAGATTTTGAAGCTGATAGATCAAAATACAATCAATAAATTATATAACGAAAAGACGCTTATTTTCGACAGCCGCTACAAACTGATCTACAGCAGTATTGACGATGCTTCCGTGAAATGGGACGTCAATTTTTTACAGAATATCAAGAAACACAAAAAAATATATTCTTTCGAAAAAGAAAAAGATGTCCTCGGGGTTTTCCACATTTACAACAATACCGACTATTATATCATCATTGCCGCCGAAGACAAATCGGGAATCAGCAAGCTCGAATATTTATACCAGATCCTGATCATTTCCTTCTTTATCGGAACCACTCTGGTTTGGCTGACAACCTATTTCTTTATCCGGAAACTGCTGGAACCGCTGGACAATTTCCAGAAGATCATTACCAGTATCTCCATTAACAAACTGAATACCCAGCTCATTGAATCCTCAAAAGCAGACGAAATTAACGTACTGTCCAAAGCCTTCAACCAGATGCTGCTGCGTATTGAAAAATCCTATCTGGCGCAAAAAGAGTTTACCTCCAATGCCTCACACGAGCTGCGAACACCCATAAGCCGGCTGACGCTGCAACTGGATAACCTGATCCAGCAGGGCGGCCATTCCGAAAACACGCTCAATTACCTCAATAGCATGAGCAAAGACGTCAGCCAGATTTCCGACCTGATCAACTCCTTGCTATTGTTGGCCCAGATTAACGCTTCCAGCTTTAGCAGCGGTTTCCAGAAGGAACGTATCGATGAAATAATCTTCCAGGAATATGAAAAAACGGTAAAAAACTTTACCGATTTCCAGATGAACTTCGAAATCAGCAATAGCGAATCCGACCTCGAAATCAGAGGCATCAAATCGTTACTGGAAATCGTGTTTGGCAACCTTTTTAAAAATGCCTACCTCTACTCTTCCGACAAAAAGATCAACGTTGCCATCGAAGACAGCAACGACGGAACTGTGGTGATACAACTCAGCAATAAAGGCGAAAAACTGCCGCCGGAAGAAGAGAAAAAGATCTTCAACTCATTCGTAAGGGGAACCAAGAACCAGACCATTCAGGGTTCCGGTCTGGGATTGCGCATTGCCAAGCGAATCCTGGATCTCCACGAAGCAAAACTGGCGTATACGTACATTGATCAAACCGGATTTCATCAGTTTACAATTATTTTTCCTACTTAA
- a CDS encoding TolC family protein: MRVLPFICTLLFFQLTFSQKALTLKDCEDAMQQNNYQLLAEQYNITASRAAVIQAKIWDHPNLSLAVNAINPDEKRYFDAGKNGQKAIAVDQLIHIGGKKRNEIKLAKSNVALAELQFEELMQDLKHELRQSFYAVFFDLKKIASIESQTKQIEDLLQSYEVQADKGNIPLKDVVRLQSLLLNLKNDRIAIQKEITEQKKSLVILTGIDEEIVPSADENELILTFNAPKYNESELFNIAKEKNPEYLSSLKQVESQELAVKLQKSLSVPDITAGLAYDQVGGAFKNEVNFTLGIPLPLWNRNKGNIKVAEAQLGQVKANKDFKTLELKNEVNGALSIWKEQKTQYTSLSKTINQNLDLVYQGILKNFQRRNISLLEFTDFMESYNQSTLQLNEMRKQLILSGEQINHITNTTIF, from the coding sequence ATGAGAGTACTACCTTTTATATGCACACTGCTATTTTTTCAGCTGACTTTTTCGCAGAAAGCGCTTACGCTAAAAGACTGCGAAGATGCCATGCAGCAAAATAACTACCAGCTACTGGCCGAACAATACAATATCACCGCTTCCAGAGCTGCCGTTATTCAGGCTAAAATCTGGGATCATCCCAATCTTTCCCTTGCCGTTAATGCTATTAACCCCGATGAAAAGAGATATTTTGATGCCGGTAAAAACGGGCAGAAAGCGATTGCTGTAGACCAGCTAATCCACATTGGCGGTAAAAAGAGAAATGAAATCAAACTGGCCAAATCCAATGTAGCTCTTGCCGAACTGCAATTTGAAGAATTAATGCAGGATTTAAAGCACGAATTAAGACAAAGCTTCTATGCGGTTTTCTTCGACCTGAAAAAAATTGCCAGCATCGAATCGCAGACCAAACAAATCGAAGACCTGCTGCAATCGTATGAAGTACAGGCAGACAAAGGGAACATTCCGTTAAAAGATGTGGTAAGACTACAGTCCTTACTGTTAAACCTTAAAAATGACCGTATCGCTATCCAGAAAGAAATAACCGAGCAAAAAAAGAGCCTGGTTATCCTGACCGGAATAGATGAAGAAATTGTACCATCGGCCGACGAAAATGAACTGATCCTGACCTTTAACGCTCCAAAATATAACGAAAGCGAATTATTCAATATTGCCAAAGAAAAAAACCCGGAATACCTGAGCTCCCTGAAACAGGTGGAAAGTCAGGAACTGGCCGTAAAACTGCAAAAATCCCTTTCCGTACCGGATATCACTGCCGGACTTGCCTACGATCAGGTGGGTGGTGCGTTTAAAAACGAGGTAAACTTTACATTGGGCATCCCGCTTCCGCTTTGGAACAGAAACAAAGGAAACATTAAAGTAGCCGAAGCACAACTGGGCCAGGTAAAAGCAAACAAAGACTTTAAAACCTTAGAATTAAAAAATGAAGTCAACGGAGCGCTTTCTATCTGGAAAGAACAAAAAACACAATATACGTCCCTGTCCAAAACCATCAACCAGAACCTTGATCTGGTTTACCAGGGCATTCTGAAAAACTTTCAGCGACGCAATATCTCATTATTAGAGTTCACCGATTTTATGGAAAGCTATAACCAAAGCACATTACAGCTGAACGAAATGAGAAAACAACTGATACTATCCGGAGAACAAATCAATCATATTACCAATACAACTATTTTCTAA
- a CDS encoding efflux RND transporter permease subunit yields MNKFIRNIIAFSLKNKAFTFFWVGILVISGFVAFKNMPIEAFPDVTNTQIIIVTEWNGRSAEEIERFVTTPIEISMNSVQKKTSVRSITMFGLSVIKIIFEDDVDDFFARQQVNNQLRTVSLPDGVDPDVQPPYGPTGEVFRYVLKSKDRDTRDLLTYQNWVIDRQLRAVPGVADVVAFGGQEKTYEISVDPGRLSKYNITPLEVFDAVNKSNLNVGGDVIEKNGQAYVVRGVGLLSSIEDIQNIIVADAGGNPVLVKNLADVAESSYPRVGQVGLDKNNDVVEGIIVMRKGENPKEVLTKIKEKVNEINDNVLPKDIKMVTFYDRDDLMNFTTATVMHNLFEGIIFVTVIVFLFMADWRTTLTVAIIIPLSLLFAFLCLKIKGMSANLLSLGAVDFGIIIDGAVVMVEGIFVTLDHLAHKKGMKAYNKLAIGSVIKKTGTEMGKAIFFSKLIIITALIPIFSFQKVEGKMFAPLAYTLGFALLGALLFTLTLVPVLSHILLNKNVKEKNNPFVNFWNRIVEKGFRFTFKHKQKTLFVSIAFMILTFISAKFLGTEFLPQLNEGALWVTAEMPISTSLPESNKISAEIRTILGSFPEVEQVLSQTGRSNDGTDPNGFGFAQFQVDLYPKKEWKRHISQEQLIDQMDAKLKQIQGITYNYSQPVIDNVAEAVAGFKASNAVKIYGDDLNKLDELATKVLAQIRNIDGIKDVGILRNVGQPEVSVILDREKMAAYGVTLADAQAVLEMAFGGKTATQKYEGEKKFDVRVRYTKEYRKDEKDLAQLKVPTIDGVKIPLKEIATIKKITGPAFIYRDNTKRFIAVKFSVRDRDLGSTIAEAQSVINKKVELPSGYSFGWTGEFENQVRATQRLSQVVPISLVGIFVLLFIMFGNIKDSLLVLANVPFAVIGGIIALHVTGMNFGISAGVGFIALFGICIQNGVILISEFHKNLKEKLTLNEAIIEAVKIRTRPVVMTALMASIGLLPAAISTGIGSESQKPLAIVIIGGLITATILTLLVFPIIFWIFNKKKHQPID; encoded by the coding sequence ATGAATAAATTTATCAGAAACATAATTGCTTTTTCCCTAAAGAACAAAGCATTCACCTTTTTTTGGGTTGGAATTCTTGTCATATCAGGATTTGTAGCCTTTAAAAACATGCCCATCGAAGCCTTCCCGGACGTAACCAATACCCAGATTATTATCGTTACCGAATGGAATGGCCGAAGCGCCGAAGAAATTGAACGTTTTGTAACGACTCCTATCGAGATTTCGATGAACTCTGTTCAGAAAAAAACGAGTGTGCGAAGTATTACAATGTTTGGTCTGTCGGTTATCAAAATTATCTTTGAAGATGATGTCGACGACTTTTTTGCCCGCCAGCAGGTAAACAACCAGCTGCGTACCGTTTCCCTGCCCGATGGTGTGGATCCGGACGTACAGCCGCCTTACGGACCAACAGGGGAAGTATTCCGCTATGTGCTGAAAAGTAAAGACCGGGACACCCGCGACCTGCTAACCTACCAGAACTGGGTAATTGACCGTCAGTTAAGAGCCGTTCCCGGTGTAGCCGATGTAGTTGCTTTTGGCGGACAGGAAAAAACCTATGAGATCAGTGTAGATCCGGGACGTTTGTCTAAATACAACATTACACCGCTGGAAGTATTTGATGCGGTAAACAAAAGTAACCTGAACGTAGGTGGTGACGTTATCGAGAAGAACGGCCAGGCCTATGTGGTTCGTGGTGTCGGGTTGTTAAGCTCCATTGAAGACATCCAGAACATTATTGTGGCCGATGCCGGCGGTAATCCCGTATTGGTAAAAAACCTTGCCGATGTGGCCGAAAGCTCCTATCCGCGTGTCGGACAGGTTGGTCTTGACAAGAACAACGATGTTGTGGAAGGAATTATCGTGATGCGAAAAGGCGAAAATCCGAAAGAAGTACTGACGAAAATCAAGGAAAAAGTAAACGAAATTAACGATAACGTATTGCCGAAAGACATCAAAATGGTTACTTTTTACGACCGTGATGACCTGATGAATTTTACAACCGCAACCGTAATGCACAACCTTTTTGAAGGAATCATTTTCGTAACCGTAATTGTATTCCTTTTTATGGCCGACTGGCGAACGACTTTAACCGTTGCCATCATCATACCGCTGTCGCTGCTTTTTGCCTTCCTGTGTTTGAAAATAAAGGGCATGAGTGCCAACCTGCTGTCCTTAGGAGCCGTCGATTTCGGTATCATTATTGACGGAGCCGTCGTCATGGTCGAAGGGATATTTGTAACGCTGGACCATCTCGCCCATAAAAAGGGTATGAAAGCCTACAACAAGCTGGCTATTGGTAGCGTGATCAAAAAAACCGGTACAGAAATGGGGAAAGCTATTTTCTTCTCCAAACTGATCATCATTACCGCCCTGATCCCTATTTTCTCTTTCCAGAAAGTAGAAGGAAAAATGTTTGCACCGTTAGCCTATACCCTTGGTTTTGCCTTACTGGGAGCCTTGCTGTTCACGCTTACGCTGGTGCCGGTATTGTCCCATATATTACTGAATAAGAACGTTAAAGAAAAGAACAACCCGTTTGTGAACTTCTGGAACAGAATCGTAGAAAAAGGATTCCGCTTCACCTTTAAACACAAACAAAAAACACTGTTCGTTTCGATAGCCTTTATGATTTTAACCTTTATATCGGCCAAGTTTTTAGGAACGGAATTTTTACCGCAGCTTAATGAAGGAGCTTTATGGGTAACGGCCGAAATGCCTATCAGTACGTCGCTTCCGGAAAGTAATAAAATATCGGCCGAAATACGGACCATCCTGGGAAGCTTCCCGGAAGTGGAACAGGTATTGTCGCAAACCGGAAGAAGTAACGACGGAACCGACCCGAACGGATTTGGATTTGCCCAGTTCCAGGTTGACCTTTATCCGAAAAAAGAATGGAAAAGACACATATCGCAGGAACAGCTCATAGACCAGATGGATGCCAAACTGAAACAGATTCAGGGAATCACCTATAACTATTCGCAGCCGGTAATTGACAACGTGGCAGAAGCGGTAGCCGGATTTAAAGCCTCCAATGCCGTAAAAATTTACGGGGACGACCTGAACAAACTGGATGAACTGGCCACCAAAGTATTGGCACAGATCAGAAATATTGACGGTATTAAAGACGTGGGTATATTAAGAAACGTCGGACAACCGGAAGTAAGCGTTATCCTGGACAGGGAAAAAATGGCCGCTTATGGTGTTACCCTTGCCGATGCACAGGCAGTACTGGAAATGGCTTTTGGAGGAAAAACAGCCACCCAGAAATATGAAGGAGAGAAAAAATTTGATGTTCGTGTCCGTTATACAAAAGAATACCGAAAAGATGAAAAAGATCTGGCACAATTAAAGGTTCCGACCATTGACGGCGTAAAAATCCCGTTAAAAGAGATTGCCACGATTAAAAAGATCACCGGACCGGCTTTTATTTACCGCGACAACACCAAACGTTTTATTGCCGTTAAATTCTCTGTACGTGACCGTGATTTAGGAAGTACTATTGCCGAAGCACAATCGGTTATCAATAAAAAAGTAGAGCTTCCTTCCGGATACAGCTTCGGATGGACCGGTGAATTTGAAAACCAGGTAAGAGCGACACAACGTTTAAGCCAGGTCGTACCGATCAGTCTGGTTGGGATATTCGTCTTGCTCTTTATCATGTTTGGTAACATCAAAGATTCCCTGTTAGTACTGGCTAATGTACCGTTTGCCGTAATCGGTGGTATTATTGCGCTGCACGTAACCGGTATGAACTTCGGGATTTCGGCAGGTGTCGGATTCATTGCCCTGTTTGGTATCTGTATCCAGAACGGTGTGATCCTGATATCCGAGTTCCATAAGAACCTCAAGGAAAAGCTCACGCTCAATGAAGCCATTATTGAAGCTGTAAAAATCAGAACCCGTCCGGTAGTAATGACTGCTTTAATGGCTTCCATCGGATTGTTACCGGCAGCGATTTCAACCGGAATCGGTTCCGAGTCACAAAAACCGCTTGCTATCGTAATTATTGGCGGACTGATAACCGCAACCATATTGACACTGTTGGTATTCCCGATTATCTTCTGGATATTCAACAAGAAAAAGCATCAGCCAATTGATTGA